In Effusibacillus pohliae DSM 22757, the DNA window GACTATCGGGCCAGTGGAGAGCGTGTGGCCACCTGGTGTGAACGTCATGGGGTTACGCCACGCCAGCTCTGGTATTGGTTGCGAAAATTAAAAAAGACGGAACAACATCCGGAAAGCTCCCGGCTGCGGTGGATTCCTGTCCATGTGGATGAAACGTCTTCCGATGGAACTTCCGGACCCTCGTCCTTGCTTGTCAAAGTCGGTTCGGCAACCATCGAAGTCAGGCCCGGCTTCGATCCCGCTCTGTTTGCCGATGTCGTGAGGACGCTGAGGTCTCTATGCTGAGCGAGATTCAGGTGGATCGGGTGTATCTGGCCTGCGGCAGCACGGATATGCGGAAATCCATTGACGGGCTCGCGGTTCTCGTCCGGGAGGGGTTTGATCTCGATCCGTTTTCGCCTGCCCTGTTTGTGTTTTGCAATCGGCAGCGGGATAAACTGAAAATCTTGTACTGGGAGCATAACGGATTCTGGCTCTATTACCGCAGGTTGGAGCGTGGCAAATTCCAATGGCCCACCGATGCGAGTGCTGCGCCGCTCCGCATTACCCGACGCCAGCTGCGCTGGCTGCTCGATGGATTGTCCCTTCAACAACAGCAGGCGCATCCGGAGGTAACGGCCC includes these proteins:
- the tnpA gene encoding IS66 family insertion sequence element accessory protein TnpA, with the translated sequence MTQTELRELWSTRIKDYRASGERVATWCERHGVTPRQLWYWLRKLKKTEQHPESSRLRWIPVHVDETSSDGTSGPSSLLVKVGSATIEVRPGFDPALFADVVRTLRSLC
- the tnpB gene encoding IS66 family insertion sequence element accessory protein TnpB (TnpB, as the term is used for proteins encoded by IS66 family insertion elements, is considered an accessory protein, since TnpC, encoded by a neighboring gene, is a DDE family transposase.); this encodes MLSEIQVDRVYLACGSTDMRKSIDGLAVLVREGFDLDPFSPALFVFCNRQRDKLKILYWEHNGFWLYYRRLERGKFQWPTDASAAPLRITRRQLRWLLDGLSLQQQQAHPEVTARTVI